One segment of Methylocella silvestris BL2 DNA contains the following:
- a CDS encoding S53 family peptidase, whose amino-acid sequence MKRATIASVAAFAVALSYGAQALAQEVEAPATGRFIHAPKASVTTPSSSVAKPADAGKAAHTNTKFIGPNGLAPPNAAGPRSGAAPAGSPPYADYGYETPASLACLYGLVAASPGCNPNVASAVPTAKGSKAIALVDAYDYPTALSDLQTFSVQFGLPLPNLIVKYATAGGACNGPKPANDPGWEGEEALDVQMAHAMAPQATLYLVEAQDNSNANLAGAIVCANSLLQASGGGEVSMSWGGSEVSTYESAFSANNVVYFASSGDAPGPSWPSTSPNVVSVGGTSIARDPQTYKFLHYASWSEAGGGASLIFPRPAYQSGPGIAGTARLTPDISAVANPATGVWVYDSNPSFGAGWYVFGGTSVAAPLVAAITNAHNNFRANTATELTAIYKAKKASAKAFATATIGYCGPYAASQPTAKWNICLGVGTIKGTGTANVLPVVDAEQ is encoded by the coding sequence ATGAAGAGGGCGACAATAGCATCCGTTGCGGCGTTCGCCGTCGCGCTTTCTTATGGGGCGCAGGCCTTGGCGCAAGAGGTCGAGGCGCCAGCCACAGGGCGCTTCATTCATGCGCCGAAAGCGTCAGTGACGACCCCTTCCTCGAGCGTCGCCAAACCCGCCGATGCAGGCAAGGCGGCGCATACGAATACAAAATTCATAGGCCCGAATGGTCTTGCTCCGCCGAACGCGGCCGGGCCGCGATCCGGGGCTGCGCCGGCCGGAAGCCCGCCTTACGCGGACTATGGGTATGAAACGCCTGCTTCGCTCGCCTGTCTCTACGGGCTGGTCGCCGCTTCCCCCGGATGCAATCCGAACGTCGCCTCCGCCGTGCCGACCGCCAAGGGCTCCAAGGCGATAGCTTTGGTGGACGCCTATGATTACCCGACCGCCCTCAGCGATCTGCAAACCTTCAGCGTTCAGTTTGGCCTTCCCTTGCCCAATCTGATCGTGAAATACGCTACGGCGGGAGGCGCGTGCAACGGACCAAAGCCGGCGAATGATCCGGGATGGGAGGGCGAGGAAGCGCTCGACGTTCAAATGGCGCACGCCATGGCGCCGCAGGCGACCCTTTATCTCGTCGAGGCGCAAGACAACTCCAACGCCAATTTGGCGGGGGCGATCGTTTGCGCCAACAGCCTGCTTCAGGCGAGCGGGGGCGGTGAAGTCTCGATGAGCTGGGGCGGAAGCGAAGTCTCAACCTACGAAAGCGCCTTCAGCGCAAACAACGTCGTCTATTTCGCGTCGAGCGGCGACGCCCCGGGGCCAAGCTGGCCATCGACCTCGCCGAATGTCGTGTCGGTTGGCGGAACGAGCATCGCCCGCGACCCGCAAACCTATAAATTCCTGCATTATGCAAGCTGGAGCGAGGCGGGCGGCGGCGCGAGCTTGATTTTTCCGCGCCCGGCCTACCAAAGCGGCCCCGGAATAGCGGGAACCGCCCGGCTGACGCCTGACATCTCGGCTGTCGCCAACCCCGCCACCGGCGTGTGGGTCTATGACAGCAATCCCTCTTTCGGCGCAGGCTGGTATGTGTTCGGCGGCACCAGCGTCGCTGCGCCGCTGGTGGCGGCGATCACCAACGCGCATAATAATTTCCGCGCCAACACGGCGACCGAGCTGACCGCGATCTACAAGGCGAAAAAGGCGAGCGCCAAAGCCTTCGCGACGGCCACCATCGGCTATTGCGGCCCTTATGCGGCGTCTCAACCTACCGCGAAGTGGAACATCTGCCTCGGGGTCGGGACGATCAAGGGAACGGGAACCGCAAATGTCCTGCCGGTGGTGGATGCGGAGCAATAG
- a CDS encoding nucleoside deaminase: MSAAFEEAEAAFARGEVPVGAVIVRDGAILARAGNRTLADDDPTAHAEMLTIRAAARALGSQRLAGCDLYVTLEPCAMCAAAISFARVRRLYFAALDPKGGAVEHGPRFFAQPTCHHAPEVYEGLRASQSADLLRRFFAERR, translated from the coding sequence ATGTCCGCCGCCTTTGAAGAGGCCGAGGCCGCCTTCGCGCGAGGAGAAGTGCCCGTCGGCGCGGTCATCGTCCGGGACGGCGCCATTCTGGCGCGCGCGGGCAATCGGACCCTCGCCGACGACGACCCAACCGCGCATGCCGAAATGCTAACAATCCGCGCGGCGGCCAGGGCGCTCGGCTCGCAGCGGCTCGCGGGCTGCGATCTTTACGTGACGCTGGAGCCCTGCGCCATGTGCGCGGCGGCGATCTCTTTCGCGCGCGTGCGCCGGCTTTATTTCGCCGCCCTCGATCCGAAAGGCGGGGCGGTCGAGCACGGCCCGCGCTTTTTCGCGCAACCCACCTGCCACCACGCGCCGGAGGTCTATGAGGGATTGCGCGCGAGCCAGTCGGCTGACTTGCTGCGGCGGTTTTTCGCGGAGAGGCGGTAG
- the cobF gene encoding precorrin-6A synthase (deacetylating), whose product MRKILIIGVGAGDPAQITIQAIEALNRADVFFIPDKGAEKSGLRQQRLKICDRYLKSAAHRFVEYKTPSRAKTPDYKADVAAWHEAIAATFEALFARELTEDQCGAFLVWGDPALYDSTLRIVETLHARGAVTFDYEIIPGISSVQALAAQHKIALNRIGEPVHITTGRKLRENVPENADSVVVMLDGEESFAALDDEDLEIFWGANIGCPEQALASGRLGDVKDRIKELRAKVRAAAGWVMDVYLLRKPMR is encoded by the coding sequence TTGCGGAAAATTCTCATTATTGGCGTCGGCGCGGGGGATCCGGCGCAGATCACGATCCAGGCGATCGAGGCGCTGAATCGCGCCGATGTCTTCTTTATTCCGGACAAGGGCGCGGAAAAATCCGGCCTGCGCCAGCAGCGGCTGAAAATTTGCGACCGCTATCTGAAATCTGCGGCGCATCGCTTCGTCGAATATAAAACGCCATCGCGCGCCAAGACGCCGGACTACAAAGCCGACGTCGCCGCTTGGCACGAGGCGATCGCCGCGACCTTCGAGGCGCTTTTTGCGCGCGAACTCACGGAGGACCAGTGCGGCGCCTTTCTCGTCTGGGGCGATCCGGCGCTTTATGATTCGACCTTGCGCATCGTCGAGACCCTGCACGCGCGAGGCGCCGTGACGTTCGACTATGAAATCATTCCGGGGATCAGCAGCGTGCAGGCTCTGGCGGCGCAGCACAAAATCGCGCTGAACCGCATTGGCGAGCCGGTGCATATCACCACGGGCCGCAAGCTCCGCGAAAACGTCCCCGAAAACGCCGATAGCGTCGTCGTGATGCTCGATGGCGAAGAATCCTTCGCCGCGCTCGACGACGAGGATCTCGAGATTTTTTGGGGCGCCAACATCGGCTGTCCGGAACAGGCGCTCGCGTCGGGCCGGCTTGGCGACGTCAAGGACCGCATCAAGGAGCTGCGAGCAAAAGTGCGCGCCGCCGCCGGCTGGGTCATGGACGTCTATCTGCTGCGTAAACCGATGCGTTGA
- a CDS encoding TDT family transporter translates to MGVGLYTLRRGTFPLEQRIRQFTPNWFAATMGTGVLALALNQLPWPVPGAHAVAVTLFFLNIALFLAFSLLYGVRWIFFFHEARRIFAHPVASMFLGTIPMGLATIVNGIMVFGVPLWGERAIAAAQGLWLVDVALSMGCGLLVPFLMFTRQQHSMETMTAVWLLPVVAAEVAAASGAQLAPLVGGQEGFAIVMAGYALWAFSVPLALSFLVLLLMRLILHKLPEREMAATGFLALGPIGTGALGLLLLGADAPRAFAGAGLAGVGDVAFGFGILGGAMFWGYGLWWLTLALMKTGFYLRRGIPFNMGWWGFTFPLGVYALATLALGKATHLEALSAFGGALVLCLAGLWLLVVSRTIIGAWRGYLFVSPCLAALPGERAAA, encoded by the coding sequence ATGGGCGTGGGCCTTTACACATTACGCCGCGGGACTTTCCCGCTTGAACAGCGCATTCGCCAGTTCACGCCGAACTGGTTTGCGGCGACCATGGGCACTGGCGTCCTCGCGCTCGCGCTGAACCAGCTTCCCTGGCCGGTTCCCGGCGCTCACGCCGTCGCCGTCACGCTGTTTTTCCTGAATATCGCGCTCTTTCTCGCGTTCAGCCTTCTTTACGGCGTGCGCTGGATTTTCTTTTTTCACGAGGCGCGGCGCATCTTTGCGCATCCGGTCGCCTCGATGTTCCTTGGAACGATTCCCATGGGCCTTGCGACCATCGTCAATGGGATCATGGTTTTTGGCGTTCCGCTCTGGGGCGAGCGGGCTATCGCCGCCGCCCAAGGACTCTGGCTCGTCGACGTCGCCCTCTCGATGGGCTGCGGCCTGCTCGTCCCGTTCCTGATGTTTACGCGCCAGCAGCACAGCATGGAGACCATGACGGCGGTCTGGCTGCTTCCGGTCGTTGCGGCCGAAGTCGCCGCGGCGAGCGGCGCGCAGCTCGCCCCGCTCGTCGGCGGACAGGAGGGTTTCGCCATCGTCATGGCTGGCTATGCGCTTTGGGCCTTCTCCGTGCCGCTCGCCTTAAGCTTTCTCGTGCTTTTGTTGATGCGGCTGATCCTGCACAAGCTGCCGGAGCGCGAAATGGCCGCGACGGGCTTTCTGGCGCTTGGGCCGATCGGCACCGGGGCGCTTGGCCTCTTGCTCCTCGGCGCCGACGCGCCGCGCGCTTTCGCCGGAGCGGGTCTTGCCGGCGTCGGCGACGTCGCTTTCGGCTTCGGGATTTTGGGCGGCGCGATGTTTTGGGGCTACGGACTTTGGTGGCTGACGCTCGCGCTGATGAAGACCGGTTTTTATCTGCGCCGCGGCATTCCGTTCAATATGGGCTGGTGGGGATTTACATTTCCGCTCGGCGTCTATGCCCTCGCGACGCTGGCGCTCGGCAAGGCCACGCATCTTGAGGCTCTCTCGGCGTTTGGCGGGGCGCTTGTGCTCTGCCTTGCCGGGCTCTGGCTGCTTGTCGTCTCGCGCACGATCATCGGCGCCTGGCGCGGCTATCTGTTCGTCTCGCCCTGCCTTGCCGCCTTGCCCGGTGAGCGCGCGGCCGCGTAA
- a CDS encoding LysR family transcriptional regulator: MTLEQLRIFVAVAERQHVTQAARALNLTQSAASSAIAALEGRYGTQLFDRVGRRIELTQAGRLFLGEARTVLSCAETAERALADIAGLRRGALSVKASQTIANYWLPRHLAAFQRDYPQVLLKLSIGNSAEVAAAVEDGTADIGFVEGMVESRRIILSPVARDQMILIVPPQHEWMARKALGREDLAGARWVMRELGSGTRSAFEASLARLGVEPAALNVVVEMPSNESVRAAVEAGFGVSALSASVAAPSLEAGLLCEAPLRLSDRPFYEVASRERRRSRAADALLGVIANAATPAQMNSLPRKR, encoded by the coding sequence ATGACGCTGGAACAGCTTCGCATCTTTGTCGCGGTCGCAGAGCGCCAGCATGTGACGCAGGCCGCCCGCGCTCTCAATCTGACGCAATCGGCGGCAAGCAGCGCGATCGCGGCGCTCGAGGGGCGCTATGGAACGCAGCTGTTCGATCGGGTCGGGCGACGGATCGAACTCACGCAAGCGGGGCGGCTTTTTCTGGGCGAAGCGCGGACGGTGCTCTCTTGTGCGGAGACGGCCGAGCGGGCGCTTGCCGACATCGCCGGATTGCGGCGCGGCGCGCTGTCGGTGAAAGCCAGCCAGACGATCGCCAATTATTGGCTGCCGCGCCATCTCGCCGCCTTTCAGCGCGACTATCCGCAGGTCTTGCTCAAACTGTCGATCGGCAACAGCGCCGAAGTCGCCGCGGCGGTCGAAGACGGGACGGCCGATATCGGCTTCGTCGAAGGCATGGTCGAGAGCCGACGCATCATCCTTTCTCCGGTGGCCCGGGACCAGATGATTCTGATCGTGCCGCCGCAGCATGAATGGATGGCGCGCAAGGCGCTCGGGCGCGAGGATCTCGCCGGGGCCCGCTGGGTGATGCGCGAACTGGGCTCCGGCACGCGCTCCGCTTTCGAGGCGTCGCTGGCGAGGCTCGGCGTCGAGCCGGCAGCGCTCAATGTCGTCGTGGAGATGCCCTCAAACGAGTCAGTGCGCGCCGCCGTCGAGGCCGGCTTCGGCGTCAGCGCTCTATCCGCCTCCGTCGCCGCCCCAAGCCTTGAAGCCGGCCTCCTGTGCGAGGCGCCTTTGCGCCTCAGCGACCGCCCCTTTTACGAGGTCGCAAGCCGCGAGCGGCGGCGCAGCCGGGCGGCCGACGCGCTGTTGGGAGTCATTGCAAATGCCGCGACCCCGGCCCAAATGAACTCTTTGCCTCGAAAAAGATGA
- the ilvD gene encoding dihydroxy-acid dehydratase: MPPYRSRTTTHGRNMAGARGLWRATGMKDGDFGKPIIAVANSFTQFVPGHVHLKDLGQLVAREIEAAGGVAKEFNTIAVDDGIAMGHDGMLYSLPSREIIADSVEYMVNAHCADAIVCISNCDKITPGMLMASLRLNIPVVFVSGGPMEAGKVLLGGKTKALDLVDAMVAAADDKVSEADVAAIERSACPTCGSCSGMFTANSMNCLTEALGLALPGNGSMLATHGDRKRLFVEAGHLIVDLARRYYEQDDSSVLPRSIASFAAFENAMTLDISMGGSTNTVLHLLAAAHEGEIDFTMADIDRLSRRVPVLCKVAPAVADVHVEDVHRAGGVMAILGELERAGLIHGDLPVVHAPSLKEALERWDLRRTSSESVTEFFRAAPGGVPTQVAFSQNARWKETDVDRAGGVIRDVEHAFSKDGGLAVLYGNLAEDGAIVKTAGVDASILVFSGPARVFESQDAAVEAILANQIKPGDVLVIRYEGPRGGPGMQEMLYPTSYLKSKGLGKACALITDGRFSGGTSGLSIGHVSPEAAEGGLIGLVEEGDSIQIDIPNRRLHLDISDEALAHRRTAMAEKGKGAWKPAHRTRKVSTALRAYAAMATSAARGAVRDVDQLFH, from the coding sequence ATGCCTCCCTATCGCTCTCGCACCACGACGCATGGACGCAATATGGCCGGCGCGCGCGGACTTTGGCGCGCCACCGGCATGAAAGACGGCGATTTCGGCAAGCCGATCATCGCCGTCGCCAATTCCTTCACGCAATTCGTGCCGGGCCACGTCCATCTGAAGGACCTTGGCCAGCTGGTCGCGCGCGAGATCGAGGCGGCGGGCGGAGTCGCTAAGGAATTCAACACCATTGCGGTCGACGACGGCATCGCCATGGGTCATGACGGCATGCTCTATAGCCTGCCCTCGCGCGAGATCATCGCCGACTCGGTCGAATATATGGTCAACGCCCATTGCGCCGACGCGATCGTCTGCATCTCGAATTGTGACAAGATCACGCCCGGCATGCTGATGGCCTCGCTCCGTCTGAACATCCCGGTCGTGTTCGTTTCCGGCGGCCCGATGGAGGCCGGCAAAGTGTTGCTCGGCGGCAAGACGAAGGCGCTCGATCTCGTCGACGCCATGGTCGCCGCCGCCGACGACAAAGTGTCTGAAGCCGATGTCGCGGCGATCGAGCGCTCGGCCTGCCCGACCTGCGGCTCGTGCTCGGGCATGTTCACCGCCAATTCGATGAATTGCCTCACCGAGGCGCTCGGTCTTGCGCTGCCGGGAAATGGCTCGATGCTGGCGACGCATGGCGATCGCAAGCGCCTCTTCGTCGAGGCCGGTCATCTCATCGTCGACCTTGCCAGGCGCTATTACGAGCAGGACGATTCGTCGGTGCTGCCGCGCTCGATCGCGAGCTTTGCCGCTTTCGAGAATGCGATGACGCTCGACATCTCGATGGGCGGCTCGACCAATACCGTCCTGCATCTTCTCGCCGCCGCGCATGAAGGCGAGATCGACTTTACCATGGCCGACATCGACCGACTGTCGCGGCGCGTTCCCGTCCTTTGCAAGGTCGCGCCCGCGGTCGCCGACGTGCATGTCGAGGATGTGCATCGCGCCGGCGGCGTCATGGCGATCCTCGGCGAACTCGAACGCGCCGGGCTGATCCATGGCGATCTGCCTGTGGTGCACGCGCCGAGCCTTAAGGAGGCGCTGGAACGCTGGGATCTCCGGCGCACGTCCAGCGAATCCGTCACTGAATTTTTCCGCGCCGCGCCGGGCGGCGTGCCGACCCAGGTCGCATTCAGCCAGAACGCGCGCTGGAAAGAGACCGATGTCGACCGCGCAGGCGGCGTCATCCGCGACGTCGAACACGCCTTTTCCAAGGATGGCGGCCTCGCCGTGCTCTATGGCAATCTTGCCGAGGATGGCGCAATCGTGAAGACGGCCGGCGTGGACGCGTCCATCCTCGTCTTTTCCGGCCCCGCGCGCGTGTTCGAGAGTCAGGACGCCGCCGTCGAGGCGATTCTCGCCAATCAGATCAAGCCGGGCGACGTCCTGGTGATCCGTTATGAAGGGCCGCGCGGCGGACCCGGCATGCAGGAAATGCTCTATCCGACCAGCTATCTGAAATCGAAAGGCCTTGGCAAAGCCTGCGCCCTGATCACCGACGGGCGGTTTTCCGGCGGCACTTCAGGTCTCTCGATCGGCCATGTGTCGCCGGAAGCGGCGGAAGGCGGTTTGATCGGCCTCGTCGAGGAGGGCGATTCGATCCAGATCGACATCCCGAACCGGCGCCTGCATCTCGACATTTCCGATGAGGCGCTCGCCCATCGCCGCACCGCCATGGCGGAAAAGGGCAAGGGCGCATGGAAGCCGGCGCATCGGACGCGAAAAGTCTCGACCGCGCTCAGGGCCTACGCGGCGATGGCGACCAGCGCCGCGCGGGGCGCCGTGCGCGACGTCGATCAGCTGTTTCACTAA
- a CDS encoding GNAT family N-acetyltransferase: MTAAAIPPGPKSAPAEVHLRPRAPGDFDALAALWIESWTEAMPAIDFSARRDWLRAHLDALEAAGGETICAFDRDGRALGFVTIDPRTGYLDQIAVAAQAKGSGVAGVLLDAARRASAAPLSLEVNQDNPRALSFYRREGFVTAAEGVNPMSGLKTWRLQAG, translated from the coding sequence ATGACCGCCGCCGCAATCCCGCCCGGGCCAAAATCCGCGCCGGCCGAGGTTCATCTGCGGCCGCGGGCGCCCGGCGATTTTGACGCGCTTGCCGCGCTCTGGATCGAAAGCTGGACCGAGGCGATGCCGGCCATCGATTTTTCGGCGCGGCGGGACTGGCTGCGAGCCCATCTCGACGCGCTTGAAGCGGCCGGAGGCGAGACGATCTGCGCCTTTGACCGCGACGGCCGCGCCCTTGGTTTTGTAACGATCGATCCGCGAACCGGCTACCTCGACCAGATCGCCGTCGCCGCGCAGGCGAAAGGCTCGGGCGTCGCGGGCGTTCTCCTTGACGCCGCCCGGCGCGCCAGCGCGGCGCCGCTCTCTCTCGAGGTCAATCAGGATAATCCGCGCGCCCTGTCCTTTTACCGGCGCGAGGGGTTCGTGACGGCAGCGGAGGGCGTCAACCCGATGTCCGGGCTCAAAACCTGGCGGCTGCAAGCCGGATGA
- a CDS encoding ABC transporter transmembrane domain-containing protein, whose product MMTVTTDPAVSRKRFFRKASAAAPADGAGADETAASSGEAKASPRALLPLLPYVLRYKGQIAGALAAVMAAAVSTLAVPLAIRRMIDFGFTSESAGLINQYFFALVGVAAVLALASGSRYYFVNSLGERIVADLRSKVFEHLCRLDASFFDTARIGELMSRLTADMTQMRAGFTTTAAAALRNFLLCVGAIAMMIYTSPKLSAFVLIAIPVIVLPLVASGRLVRKRSRAAQDTLADATAYASENLSAVRVMQAFGAETATAHRFSASTEDAFQAARKAAFARARLTGIVIFLVFSSIVAVLWFGAHDVLAGRISGGALSQFLLYALLGASALSELSQVWGEIAAAGGAAGRISEILAIQPVITAPPTPIPFPSPARGEIRFENVVFSYPSRPDDAALNGLSFAIAPGETVAIVGPSGAGKTTLFQLMQRFYDPSAGRILLDGVDIKTADPAELRKRIKNVPQDPVIFGISMADNIRYGKPDATDEEVRAAARRAAADEFISALPQGYESRAGERGLTFSGGQRQRIAIARAILQDAPVLLLDEATSALDAENEVLVQTALERVMSERTTLVIAHRLATVLNADRILVLDGGLVVEEGTHASLVARNGLYARLAKLQFETGAAALKPEQAAE is encoded by the coding sequence ATGATGACCGTGACGACAGACCCCGCCGTTTCCCGCAAGCGCTTTTTCCGCAAAGCTTCTGCCGCCGCCCCCGCCGACGGCGCCGGCGCCGACGAGACGGCGGCCTCCTCCGGCGAAGCCAAGGCCTCGCCGCGCGCGCTGCTGCCGCTCCTGCCCTATGTGCTGCGCTACAAAGGCCAGATCGCCGGCGCGCTCGCGGCTGTGATGGCCGCGGCGGTCTCGACCCTCGCGGTCCCGCTGGCGATCCGCCGTATGATCGACTTCGGTTTTACGTCCGAAAGCGCCGGGCTGATCAACCAATATTTCTTCGCGCTCGTCGGCGTCGCGGCGGTCCTCGCGCTGGCCTCGGGCTCGCGCTATTATTTCGTGAATTCGCTCGGCGAGCGTATCGTCGCCGATCTTAGATCGAAGGTGTTCGAGCATCTGTGCCGGCTCGACGCCAGTTTTTTTGACACGGCGCGCATCGGCGAACTGATGTCGCGGCTGACCGCCGACATGACGCAGATGCGGGCGGGATTTACGACGACGGCCGCGGCGGCGCTGCGAAACTTCCTGCTCTGCGTCGGCGCCATCGCCATGATGATCTACACGAGCCCGAAACTTTCGGCCTTCGTGCTGATCGCCATTCCCGTCATCGTCCTTCCGCTCGTCGCCTCGGGGCGGCTGGTGCGCAAGCGCTCGCGGGCGGCGCAGGACACGCTGGCCGACGCCACCGCCTACGCCAGCGAAAATCTGTCGGCGGTGCGGGTCATGCAGGCCTTTGGCGCGGAAACCGCGACCGCGCATCGCTTCTCGGCCTCGACGGAAGACGCGTTTCAGGCGGCGCGCAAAGCCGCCTTCGCCCGCGCGCGGCTGACCGGCATCGTCATTTTTCTGGTTTTTTCGAGCATCGTCGCGGTGCTCTGGTTCGGCGCCCATGACGTGCTGGCTGGCCGCATCAGCGGCGGCGCCCTGTCGCAATTCCTGCTTTACGCACTGCTCGGCGCAAGCGCCCTGAGCGAACTCAGCCAGGTCTGGGGCGAGATCGCGGCGGCGGGAGGAGCGGCGGGACGGATTTCCGAAATTCTCGCGATTCAGCCGGTCATCACCGCTCCGCCCACGCCTATCCCCTTCCCCTCCCCCGCCCGCGGCGAGATCCGCTTTGAAAACGTCGTGTTTTCCTATCCGAGCCGGCCGGACGACGCCGCGCTGAACGGTCTTTCCTTCGCGATCGCGCCCGGCGAAACGGTGGCGATCGTCGGCCCGTCAGGCGCTGGCAAGACCACCTTGTTCCAGCTCATGCAGCGCTTCTACGATCCTTCGGCCGGACGCATCCTGCTCGACGGCGTCGACATCAAGACGGCTGACCCCGCCGAACTGCGCAAACGCATCAAGAACGTGCCGCAGGATCCGGTGATCTTCGGAATTTCGATGGCGGACAATATCCGCTACGGCAAGCCGGACGCGACCGATGAAGAGGTGCGCGCCGCCGCGCGCCGCGCCGCCGCCGATGAATTCATCAGCGCCCTGCCCCAGGGCTATGAGTCGCGCGCCGGAGAGCGGGGCCTCACCTTCTCCGGGGGACAGCGCCAGAGGATCGCCATTGCGCGCGCGATTCTTCAGGACGCGCCGGTGCTGCTGCTGGATGAGGCGACTTCCGCGCTCGACGCGGAAAATGAGGTGCTGGTCCAGACCGCGCTCGAACGGGTGATGTCGGAACGCACCACCCTCGTCATCGCGCACCGCCTCGCCACAGTTCTGAACGCCGACCGCATTCTCGTTCTCGACGGCGGACTGGTGGTCGAGGAGGGCACGCATGCGAGCCTCGTCGCCCGCAACGGTCTTTATGCGCGGCTCGCCAAGCTTCAGTTCGAAACCGGCGCCGCGGCCCTGAAGCCCGAACAGGCTGCAGAATAA
- a CDS encoding aminotransferase class I/II-fold pyridoxal phosphate-dependent enzyme, producing the protein MTPIDQLSKAELAALRASVQANYDAFRAQGLKLDMTRGKPAPDQLDLANAMLSLMGNADYRSEAGEDARNYGNLQGLAEARALIAPILGAPPEQIVVGDNSSLALMHDSLVYALTKGVPGSARPWAKEESVAFICPAPGYDRHFAICEEYGVRMLPVRMTGEGPDMEEVERLAADPAVKGIWAVPKYSNPTGDIYSDATVARLAAMRTGARDFRIFWDDAYCVHHLTAQRNAVANILEECARAGNQDRAFIFASTSKITLAGAGLAFFASSPANVKWYLSSASKRSIGPDKLNQLRHVRFLRDAEGINAHMDAHRALIAPKFAAVIEALDRHLAGTGAANWSVPQGGYFISVEASAGTARRVVELAKAAGVALTPAGATWPYGKDPDDSNLRLAPTFPTLAEVRAASEGIALCILLAALEARTAQAAESAA; encoded by the coding sequence ATGACCCCCATCGACCAACTTTCCAAAGCCGAGCTTGCGGCGCTGCGCGCCAGCGTTCAGGCAAATTATGACGCCTTTCGCGCGCAGGGCCTGAAGCTCGACATGACCCGCGGCAAGCCGGCGCCCGATCAGCTCGACCTCGCCAATGCGATGCTGTCGCTGATGGGCAACGCCGATTATCGCAGCGAGGCGGGGGAAGACGCCCGCAATTACGGCAATCTGCAAGGGCTTGCCGAGGCGCGCGCGCTCATCGCGCCGATCCTTGGCGCGCCGCCGGAGCAGATCGTCGTCGGCGACAATTCGAGCCTTGCGCTGATGCATGACAGCCTCGTCTACGCCTTGACGAAAGGCGTTCCGGGTTCGGCGCGGCCTTGGGCGAAGGAGGAAAGCGTCGCCTTCATCTGCCCGGCGCCCGGCTATGACCGCCATTTCGCGATATGCGAGGAATATGGCGTGCGCATGTTGCCTGTGCGCATGACCGGCGAGGGCCCCGACATGGAGGAGGTCGAGCGGCTCGCCGCGGACCCCGCCGTCAAGGGCATATGGGCCGTTCCGAAATATTCCAATCCGACCGGCGACATCTATTCCGACGCGACGGTCGCCCGGCTCGCCGCCATGCGCACGGGCGCGCGCGACTTCAGGATTTTCTGGGACGACGCCTATTGCGTTCACCATTTGACGGCGCAGCGCAACGCCGTCGCCAACATCCTCGAGGAATGCGCGCGGGCCGGAAACCAGGACCGGGCGTTCATCTTCGCCTCGACCTCGAAGATCACCCTCGCCGGAGCGGGGCTCGCCTTTTTCGCAAGCTCGCCGGCCAATGTGAAATGGTATCTTTCCAGCGCCTCGAAGCGCTCGATCGGTCCCGACAAGCTGAACCAGCTGCGTCATGTGCGCTTTCTGCGCGACGCCGAGGGGATCAACGCGCATATGGACGCCCATCGCGCGCTGATCGCGCCCAAATTCGCCGCCGTGATCGAGGCGCTGGATCGCCATCTCGCCGGGACCGGCGCGGCCAACTGGAGCGTCCCGCAGGGCGGCTATTTCATCAGCGTCGAGGCGAGCGCGGGAACGGCGCGGCGCGTCGTCGAGCTGGCGAAGGCCGCAGGGGTCGCCCTGACGCCTGCTGGCGCGACCTGGCCCTATGGCAAGGATCCCGACGACAGCAATCTGCGCCTCGCCCCAACCTTTCCGACGCTCGCCGAGGTGCGGGCGGCCTCGGAGGGCATCGCCCTCTGCATTCTTCTCGCCGCGCTAGAGGCGAGGACGGCGCAGGCGGCGGAGAGCGCCGCCTGA